Proteins found in one Triticum urartu cultivar G1812 chromosome 4, Tu2.1, whole genome shotgun sequence genomic segment:
- the LOC125553804 gene encoding uncharacterized protein LOC125553804, producing the protein MGPPCLFLLPGSDRAMENSLLLAVVSGKGVIRGARVPPHPYAARSPPPVQLGRGSHAAQLCPSLLSPHPRRAVAEERSHGKGRCGRTGLHRQHLQFTPCEMSLEMLAMPFRACARAVQRAPSLPIGRWTMAVQLGDARHVVRDLCVCSQESAISISSLCGPSTMVVQLGDARRSVQGSCVCSLARAISSLVVCRPYHAVWGPWP; encoded by the exons ATGGGGCCGCCCTGCCTTTTCCTCCTCCCTGGTTCAGATCGTGCCATGGAGAACTCTCTCCTCCTCGCTGTGGTCTCCGGCAAGGGCGTCATCCGTGGTGCTCGGGTGCCGCCCCACCCCTATGCAGCTCGGTCGCCACCCCCTGTGCAGCTCGGTCGCGGCTCCCATGCAGCTCAGTTGTGTCCGTCTCTCCTTTCCCCTCACCCACGCCGAGCGGTGGCGGAGGAGCGTTCTCATGGCAAGGGGAGGTGCGGACGCACGGGGCTCCATCGGCAGCATCTGCAGTTCACTCCATGCGAGATGAG CTTGGAAATGCTCGCGATGCCGTTCAGAGCTTGTGCGCGTGCGGTACAGCGAGCGCCATCTCTTCCCATTGGTCGGTGGACCATGGCCGTGCAGCTCGGAGATGCTCGCCATGTGGTTCGGGACTTGTGTGTGTGCAGTCAGGAGAGCGCCATCTCCATCTCTTCCCTGTGTGGTCCGTCGACCATGGTTGTGCAGCTCGGAGACGCTCGTCGTTCGGTTCAGGGCTCATGCGTGTGCAGTCTGGCGAGGGCCATCTCTTCCCTTGTAGTCTGTCGACCATATCATGCAGTTTGGGGACCCTGGCCATGA